In Arachis hypogaea cultivar Tifrunner chromosome 17, arahy.Tifrunner.gnm2.J5K5, whole genome shotgun sequence, a single window of DNA contains:
- the LOC112767421 gene encoding probable indole-3-pyruvate monooxygenase YUCCA10 yields MEIIEVPVVIVGAGPAGIATAGCLNRLNIANIVLERDDCNASFFRKRAHDNLKLHLDKKFCSLPHYPIPASLPNFITRVQFLRYIESYVAYFNVNIKYNRTVDSAILYERSDKWRVVAKDTSSGTYETYVSDFLVVATGEYSEGYIPEIEGLEKYEGVYIHSSKYLNGRDTYGKNVLVVGSGNSGMDIANDLSNCGAYTSIVVRSPVHFFSKETMYAGMSMLKHFEVKTVDKFMVLMSKLMYGNMSKYGLIRPKEGPFAMKIKNGTTPIIDMGCVKKIKDRQVKVVPAILNIEEAKTVQFTNGQRAQFDMIIFATGYRTNVLTWLKDYEILFNEDGMPKPSYPNHWGGEQGIYCAGFSKMGLEGISYDAKNIANHIQYSINLKVSFNHSYLSNES; encoded by the exons atggagATTATTGAAGTGCCTGTTGTGATTGTGGGTGCAGGTCCTGCTGGAATAGCAACCGCTGGGTGCCTCAACAGACTCAACATCGCTAACATTGTTCTTGAAAGAGATGATTGCAATGCATCTTTCTTTAGGAAAAGAGCCCATGATAATTTGAAACTCCACTTAGACAAAAAGTTTTGTAGCCTACCCCATTATCCAATTCCCGCTAGCTTACCAAACTTTATTACTAGGGTTCAGTTCTTGCGTTACATAGAGTCCTATGTTGCATATTTCAATGTTAATATCAAATATAACCGCACCGTGGACTCTGCTATTCTTTATGAACGGAGTGACAAATGGAGGGTCGTTGCAAAGGACACATCTTCCGGAACCTACGAGACATATGTTTCGGATTTCTTGGTGGTCGCGACCGGTGAATATAGTGAAGGGTATATCCCTGAGATTGAGGGGCTTGAGAAGTATGAAGGGGTTTACATTCATTCTAGCAAGTATTTGAATGGAAGAGACACTTATGGAAAGAATGTTTTGGTTGTTGGATCTGGTAATTCTGGAATGGATATCGCTAATGATCTCTCAAATTGTGGTGCATATACATCCATTGTTGTCAGAAGCcct GTGCATTTCTTTAGTAAGGAAACGATGTACGCGGGAATGTCGATGCTGAAACACTTTGAGGTAAAAACGGTGGACAAGTTCATGGTGCTTATGAGCAAACTAATGTATGGAAATATGTCTAAGTATGGTTTGATTAGACCAAAGGAGGGACCTTTTGCAATGAAAATCAAGAATGGAACTACTCCTATCATTGACATGGGTTGCGTCAAAAAGATTAAGGATCGCCAAGTGAAG GTCGTCCCTGCTATTTTAAACAtcgaagaagctaaaacagttcAATTTACCAATGGACAACGTGCTCAATTTGATATGATCATCTTTGCTACTGGATACAGAACCAATGTGCTGACGTGGCTTAAG GATTATGAGATTCTGTTCAATGAGGATGGAATGCCTAAACCAAGCTACCCTAATCATTGGGGGGGAGAACAAGGAATCTACTGTGCTGGTTTTTCAAAAATGGGATTAGAAGGAATTTCTTATGATGCCAAGAATATAGCAAACCATATCCAATATTCTATCAATCTAAAGGTGTCTTTTAATCATTCATATTTATCCAATGAAAGTTGA
- the LOC140180739 gene encoding uncharacterized protein, whose protein sequence is MSDIPPTEVEVPQLPDEVISEIFYLCDTLTIVSFSATCRYWRQRITSFDFLSQISKIWKMRGCSLFTHFGFASPVITSVDWIMKIDAVTGETGYLNLPFLLTQHGWFQLIRVEMGVFCIRYSSLGRRSHLVIWNPLIQMPRVLDDPLQRSSCEGSFTYAFAHFPNSVHYAILHVFKDEPDSTAYTLSMYTSFTRNWHVRISCPLYVQRLDPSYVVASGVVYWLADREDGDQPYIVSFSLMTLTFGQIYVPPKSMSHCGCLFVRDGCLCLASNNHTFYSYNSVIWQVSDTDEGVNWSQLFTYNGIGTLYVPVVMVDHDVIQVMERHLQLVGA, encoded by the coding sequence ATGAGTGATATACCTCCCACAGAAGTAGAGGTTCCACAACTCCCTGATGAGGTTATAAGTGAAATCTTCTATTTATGTGACACTCTAACCATTGTCAGTTTCAGTGCTACTTGCCGTTATTGGAGGCAAAGGATAACTTCATTTGACTTTCTCAGTCAAATCTCAAAGATATGGAAAATGCGTGGTTGCTCACTGTTCACTCACTTTGGGTTTGCATCTCCTGTAATCACGTCAGTGGATTGGATCATGAAGATTGATGCCGTTACTGGAGAAACTGGCTACCTGAACTTGCCTTTTCTTTTAACCCAACACGGTTGGTTTCAGCTCATTAGAGTCGAGATGGGAGTCTTCTGTATCCGTTACTCCTCCCTTGGAAGAAGAAGCCACTTGGTGATTTGGAATCCACTTATTCAAATGCCTCGGGTACTAGATGATCCTTTGCAACGTAGTTCTTGTGAGGGTTCCTTTACTTATGCCTTTGCGCACTTTCCGAATAGTGTTCATTATGCAATTTTGCATGTTTTTAAAGATGAACCCGATAGCACTGCTTACACTTTATCTATGTATACAAGTTTCACTAGGAACTGGCATGTTAGGATTTCATGTCCTTTATATGTGCAACGGTTGGATCCTTCGTATGTTGTAGCCAGTGGTGTTGTGTATTGGCTTGCTGACCGTGAAGACGGTGATCAACCATATATTGTATCTTTCTCATTGATGACATTGACTTTTGGCCAAATTTATGTCCCTCCTAAATCTATGTCTCATTGTGGTTGCCTTTTTGTTAGAGATGGATGTCTATGTTTGGCATCAAATAATCACACATTCTATTCATACAACTCAGTTATATGGCAGGTAAGTGACACCGATGAAGGTGTTAACTGGTCACAACTATTTACATATAATGGAATAGGTACTTTGTATGTGCCAGTTGTCATGGTTGATCATGATGTTATTCAAGTTATGGAGAGGCACCTACAACTGGTTGGGGCTTAA